The following proteins come from a genomic window of Streptococcus pneumoniae:
- a CDS encoding Na/Pi cotransporter family protein has translation MSINWQEILFHFLGGLGLFLYSIKTMGDGLQQAAGDRLRFYIDKYTSNPFFGVLVGIGMTALIQSSSGVTVITVGLVSAGLLTLRQAIGIVMGANIGTTVTSFLIGFKLGNYALPMLFIGAVCLFFTKNRTVNNIGRILFGVGGIFFALNLMSGAMAPLKDLQVFKDYMIELSKNPVLGVFVGTGLTLLIQASSATIGILQNLYAGNLIDLQGALPVLFGDNIGTTITAIIASLGANIAAKRVAGAHVAFNVIGTVVCVIFLVPFTVLIHWFEATLNLAPEMTIAFAHGTFNITNTIVQFPFIGALAYFVTKIIPGEDEVVKYEPLYLDEHFIKQAPSIALGNAKKELLHLGNYAAKAFDLSYKYIIDLDEKVAEKGHKTEEAINTIDEQLTRYLIALSSEALSQKESEVLTNILDSSRDLERIGDHTEALLNLTDYLQRKNVEFSDAALKELEEVYRQTSDFIKDALDSVENNDIEKARSLVERHEAINKIERVLRKTHIKRLNKGECSTQAGVNFIDIISHYTRVSDHAMNLAEKVFAEQI, from the coding sequence ATGTCCATTAATTGGCAGGAAATTTTATTTCACTTTTTAGGTGGTCTGGGGCTATTCTTATATAGTATCAAGACCATGGGAGACGGTTTGCAACAAGCTGCTGGAGATCGCCTTCGTTTTTACATTGACAAATATACTAGTAATCCTTTCTTTGGAGTTCTGGTTGGTATTGGGATGACTGCTCTAATTCAGTCTAGTTCTGGTGTAACAGTTATTACAGTCGGCCTGGTCAGTGCCGGTCTCTTAACCTTACGTCAGGCTATCGGGATTGTCATGGGTGCTAATATTGGGACAACTGTCACATCCTTTCTCATCGGTTTTAAATTAGGTAACTATGCCCTACCTATGCTCTTTATCGGTGCCGTCTGTCTCTTTTTTACAAAAAATCGGACAGTCAATAATATCGGACGCATCCTCTTTGGTGTCGGTGGTATCTTTTTTGCCCTCAATCTCATGAGCGGCGCAATGGCTCCACTCAAGGATTTACAGGTCTTTAAGGACTATATGATTGAGCTAAGTAAGAATCCTGTTTTGGGTGTCTTTGTCGGTACTGGCTTGACCTTGCTAATTCAAGCTTCTTCGGCTACCATTGGGATTTTACAAAACCTCTACGCCGGCAATCTAATTGACCTACAGGGAGCTTTGCCAGTTCTATTTGGTGACAATATCGGGACAACCATTACAGCCATCATTGCCTCTTTAGGGGCTAATATTGCAGCTAAACGGGTAGCAGGAGCTCATGTTGCCTTCAACGTTATCGGAACAGTTGTCTGCGTTATTTTTCTAGTTCCTTTTACTGTCCTGATTCATTGGTTTGAAGCTACGCTAAATCTAGCACCGGAAATGACCATCGCCTTTGCTCACGGAACCTTTAATATTACCAACACCATTGTCCAATTTCCATTTATCGGAGCTCTGGCTTACTTTGTAACCAAGATTATTCCTGGAGAGGACGAGGTTGTCAAATACGAACCCTTATATCTTGATGAACATTTCATCAAACAGGCCCCATCTATCGCTCTAGGAAATGCTAAGAAAGAGCTCTTGCACTTAGGAAACTACGCTGCTAAAGCCTTTGACCTTTCCTATAAGTACATCATTGACTTGGATGAAAAAGTTGCTGAAAAAGGGCATAAAACCGAAGAAGCAATTAACACCATCGATGAGCAATTAACACGTTATCTCATTGCCCTTTCAAGCGAAGCTCTCAGCCAAAAAGAAAGTGAAGTGCTTACCAATATCCTTGATTCCTCCCGTGATTTGGAACGGATTGGAGACCACACGGAGGCTCTACTCAATCTGACTGACTATCTTCAACGGAAAAATGTTGAATTTTCTGATGCCGCCTTGAAAGAATTAGAGGAAGTTTACCGCCAAACTAGTGACTTTATCAAAGATGCTCTGGATAGTGTGGAAAACAATGATATTGAAAAAGCACGCAGTCTTGTAGAACGTCATGAAGCAATCAATAAGATAGAACGTGTTCTCAGAAAAACCCACATCAAACGCCTCAACAAAGGCGAATGTTCAACACAAGCTGGGGTCAACTTTATCGACATCATCTCACACTACACTCGTGTATCAGACCACGCTATGAACCTTGCTGAAAAGGTTTTTGCAGAACAAATCTAA